DNA sequence from the Lycium barbarum isolate Lr01 chromosome 5, ASM1917538v2, whole genome shotgun sequence genome:
ATTAACTTGGCTAACTACGCGATGAACAGGATACTAAAGTGCGCGTTTGATGAGGTGATTGATCCATCTCTTGGATTCGAGACAGATGCTGAAGTTATGAGGATGACAACATCAGTTGCAGAACTAGCTTTTCAGTGCTTGCAAGTTGTCAAGGACATGCGGCCTTCAATGCAAGAAGTACTCGAGACGTTGAAGACTATCAAAGACGGTGAATGGAAaaactatcacaaaaaggtcacCAATAGCTATAATACCAAGCCAAGAACTGTCAAAGTTCATCGTCATCCTTCTGAAACGGATGATGCTGTGTTATTGAAGAAAAATATTCCAGCTTCACCTGATACTGTGATTGATAAATGGGCTAGTAGCTCCACTACAGCTAGTACTTGATGTTAGATACATACCACGATTAGCATGATATCATTTTTATAGAGTTTTCTTAGCTTGTTTTATCCTGTTTAATTGGTTGATGCTTAAGGCATAGTTCATGAACATAGTAAATGAAGCTTTCTTAAAGTGTTAGTTAAaagtcatatatgtatatgaagtcatatatgtatatggctcCTTAGTCATCAACCAAGTAAAACATTCCCCTTTAGACTACATTGTTCGGACTCTCCTAAAATGTTGTCGTACCTGTTCGATtactccaaaaatgcactacttttggaggatctaaCACGCACCACTCGGCGTTTTTGAAGAGTCCGACCAAAATAGCCTTTAGTCCAAAAGTTTAGAATTGGTTGGTGCAAATAATCTAACCCTTTTCCCTCTGAAGACTTTGGAAAATTTTCGATATGGGTTGTCCTTGCTTTGAGTTTGTCTACAAAAGCAAAAGTTTTGCTTTGTATTATATCAAGTTTTCTTTGAAAATGTCTTTGCTGCTTTTGGTGAAAGACATTCAAGCAATTTTGCTCATTTTATCTCTTTGGTTTCAACTCCAACTTTGTAAATCTCTACCACTTCCGCAACTGCATTGACTCCATTCCTAATGAATTTATTACAAGAATCCATATGGTAGAAGTAGCATGCTAACGTGTAGCCTAGCGGTCAATGGAGTGGCAGAAACCATGAAAGACCAGCGTCTAAATTCTAGCGGACGCGAAAACTCACCAATTGATTTCTTTTTGATAAGGTTTGGTTAACATAGTTACATAATACTATACCTAGTGAATAGAATTACCTAATACATGTATTGGTAGGAAGTATCAGGTAATGCCCTATTGTAAGGACTTTTCGTGTTCGTTTTCTCATTAATGATTTGGAAAAAAATGGCTGTCAAGAAAGTTAATGAGATGGGATTTCAAACTATGACTGATTCTTTCTCCACCAAGAATTGACCGGCAATAAATTGTCTGCAGACAAAACTCCTTTACTAGAAATTGCATCAAAGAATGGGTCAATAATCAAGATTTAGCCAATGACTTcagaaggcaaaaaaaaaaaaaaagggccacaGTTTTGTAGCCTTTACCAGTCACCACTATTTTTCTACAAAGAGAAAGATGCAGTAGAACAAATAATCAAAGATGTTGAAGAATCCAGACTTATCGGAAAACTATTCGTGTCCTTCTTTATTAGATCCAGAATAGTAAGCTACAAAAGGAAAATTTGTGCAACAGCAAACACTTGTTGCAAATTGCCTCCGcgaccgaaaaaaaaaaaaaaaaaacacatctcTAATCAATGTCTAGCAGTTAGATTATCAGAATTACTCGATGGAATTAAAGGAGTTCTCTTATTCGATGTGCTTTCTGGTTGTTGTAAATTTTCGTCATTGTCTCCATGTTCTCCGGCTACCTTATGGGATTCACATCTAGGATTTGGTTTTGAACGCTCCTCTGGAAGTATAACTTGCTCAAATATTCTGTGGATCATTTCATAACTTGTAAATGTAATAACAGCAGAGGGAGTCGTCCGTAGAAGATTGGTTCCACAACCCCGGTAGAATCCAGTCAGATGTTCCTGTTTGAACATCTTTTTTACACAATCAACAACCCCATTATATGCTTTCTCTGAGTTTCTTACTTGCCCTTGTTCTTGTAATTTAGAACGCACGACCTGGTCAAGAACGATAGATTAATAGGTAGGACATAGAGTGCCATGAAAGAAACCAAAAGCTGAATACATCGATGGCCCCTTAAACATGTCAGAAGATTTGATATAGGCACTCTAATTATGGCTTGTTCTAATTGAGCACCTAAACCCATGATAACACTTTCAATTCAAATTTTCGAGAAACTTTCGCGCATGTTCTCATGCGTCTATTAGATAGTTAAGTTAACCACATATCTCCTTTAACTATACACGGAACAGACCTAAGGTTTTACGGCTTACAGAAGCTAATGCGTataattaaataaggtgacgtaTTCTAAGTGGTTAACTTCTCTACGTAATGAGCACTTGAGAATACACACAAGTTTTTCTAGAATTTGAACCGAAGTGTCTAATAGaaacactttatcatgtgttcaggtgCTTAATTAAAAGAAATAATAGTTCGAGTGACTAAatgaagtgtctaaatgaaatttactgaCAAGTTTAATAGGCTGCCCATGCACAAGCCAACCAATAAAAATCTTGGGTTCATTTTCTTCTTATCTCATGGGGATAAGTCATTATAGAGGCAATTACTTTCGCAGTCGAAGAGGCAATTGCAACTTCACCAGGATTCAATTCATTGGTATGCTTATTGGCTGGCGGTTCAACAAAGTCATCACGTGATCAATCAGATAAGAGACAAATGGGTGATAAACTTCCACAATTGATTAAAGAAAACAGCTTCTCACGCCTTTTTGCTAAGTATGATTTCAGCTTTTCATATGGTGGAAATTGGATAGCAACATGACTTATCCCAGCCAAAGACGGCAAGAGGCCACTGCAACCCCAAGGAAACAGAAATATCAAACACAAAATAACAAGCCAGATATATGAAACATTAGAGAAAATGACGAAATGGACCTTTATGTTTGGagataggttcaaaatagtcccttaagtatacACTTGACAGTTGTTGTCCTTTAAGTTCCAAAAATtaaaca
Encoded proteins:
- the LOC132641720 gene encoding nicotinamide adenine dinucleotide transporter 2, mitochondrial-like isoform X4, which produces MCPLDVIKTRLQVYGLPQVSQSGRQGSVIVTSLQNILRTEGFRGLYRGLSPTLTALLPNWAVYFTVYGHLKDLLHSHDAVDSCGQLTIGANMIAAAGAGAATSITTNPLWVVKTRLQTQGMRVGVVPYKGVFSALIRIAHEEGIRGWYSGLLPSLAGISHVAIQFPPYEKLKSYLAKRPNKHTNELNPGEVAIASSTAKVVRSKLQEQGQVRNSEKAYNGVVDCVKKMFKQEHLTGFYRGCGTNLLRTTPSAVITFTSYEMIHRIFEQVILPEERSKPNPRCESHKVAGEHGDNDENLQQPESTSNKRTPLIPSSNSDNLTARH
- the LOC132641720 gene encoding nicotinamide adenine dinucleotide transporter 2, mitochondrial-like isoform X3, whose product is MVLLLLHLCVHWMLLRQDCKYMVCLRFLNLVVKAHLFFLKIFWQQTGSVIVTSLQNILRTEGFRGLYRGLSPTLTALLPNWAVYFTVYGHLKDLLHSHDAVDSCGQLTIGANMIAAAGAGAATSITTNPLWVVKTRLQTQGMRVGVVPYKGVFSALIRIAHEEGIRGWYSGLLPSLAGISHVAIQFPPYEKLKSYLAKRPNKHTNELNPGEVAIASSTAKVVRSKLQEQGQVRNSEKAYNGVVDCVKKMFKQEHLTGFYRGCGTNLLRTTPSAVITFTSYEMIHRIFEQVILPEERSKPNPRCESHKVAGEHGDNDENLQQPESTSNKRTPLIPSSNSDNLTARH
- the LOC132641720 gene encoding nicotinamide adenine dinucleotide transporter 2, mitochondrial-like isoform X2, giving the protein MPVLVPLQVLLLLHLCVHWMLLRQDCKYMVCLRFLNLVVKAHLFFLKIFWQQTGSVIVTSLQNILRTEGFRGLYRGLSPTLTALLPNWAVYFTVYGHLKDLLHSHDAVDSCGQLTIGANMIAAAGAGAATSITTNPLWVVKTRLQTQGMRVGVVPYKGVFSALIRIAHEEGIRGWYSGLLPSLAGISHVAIQFPPYEKLKSYLAKRPNKHTNELNPGEVAIASSTAKVVRSKLQEQGQVRNSEKAYNGVVDCVKKMFKQEHLTGFYRGCGTNLLRTTPSAVITFTSYEMIHRIFEQVILPEERSKPNPRCESHKVAGEHGDNDENLQQPESTSNKRTPLIPSSNSDNLTARH